CATAAGGTAAGTGAGACATTTGGTATGTAAGAAATATTAATGAATTATTTATAAGATAAACAatcaaacacacaaaagttcTCTAATGTAAAAACTAAAATGGCTTTTTGtacaacaaaagaaaatacaCCACTTAAAGGGCAATCCAGGTTGCTCCAAATACAAACTGCTCAAACTCACTTCAAATATAAgagagaaaataaaaaaaaaatagtattgAACTACCAACAAATTGATtttatttagagttaaatgcttggttggtctatgtggtttgcaaaaattgcagacttggttccagtggtttactaattacacacATGGTATCAAAACTTGTCAAATATGAACTCGCTTGGTCCCCTGCCCTAACATCAGTTAGATTTCTCAGTTAACACACCCCATGTGCCTACACCATCGCCATCATGTGACATGCACATGGGGTGTGTTAACTGAGAAATCTAACTGATGTTAGGGCAGGGGACCAaacgagttcatttttgacaagttttgatACCAcacgtgtaattagtaaaccactaggaccaagtctgcaatttttgcaaaccacagggaccaaccaagcatttaactcttttatttataACCCAACTAATTAATCTTATAAATTTAAATCTATGTTCTTAATTTTACTTCAACATCCCTCTCACCTATCACATGCTCTTTAAACTAATCAATTAATTTGGTAGCTCTCTCTTGAACTATCCTTATGCCTCTGACACTGAAGCGTCGCAAACACCTCGACTCGCCTCACAACCTTTGAAGCGCTGCCACAATCGCCTCATGCGCTCTTATTAAACCAAGACACTGATGATTCATTATTGTGGTTAATTCCCCCTCAAGTAAAAACATTAACCTACCTAACATTTGAGTGTTTACTTGAGTTGTCAGCCAATGTTAGGTGCTGATTTACACTTTTAGCCCTTTCTTtctaactaaataataaaacaaccCTTCTAATATTCAAATGCATGTAACAGAGGACTAAGTTCAAATAGATCAAAGATATTAATAGCTAATAAGAAACTGTGGTTAGTTGCACCAACTCAAGGGTATGTGAGTTGGTCATTCTAAAAAGATTACACAAAATCGATTCTAGCTTAGCTCGAGAACTCAATTATATTCAAAGTTCGAGCTTAAATAGCGCAATAAAACTCAAGTTACACAGATGTTACATAAGGTTTATAAATAAAGTTCAATAAAAGAAAGAAATGATAAGCGCAAAATCGACTCGTTATATGTATCAAGCTcgttttttattatttgttttccACTTTTACATGTTTATATCTGCCGAGTTGATTGTCCTATACAGCTGAAAGTTACAGGTTTGTGTAAATGTGGCAAAAGAAATTCACCATCAGGTGTAGACTTGCATAAGTAAACAAACAATTCCTATGGGTATATGCACAATTGAGCGGCTCGTTGCGGCTTCAAATAAACAATGAGCTGACAGTAATTACAAAAACGTATCCCGAATCAAGCGTGCCAAAACCCGAGAAGACAACCGGCTTACCACTTCAGGTAGCACCTTAGCTGATAGACCGGGCAAAACGGGAAGAAGCTCTTGAATGACCCGATTCACATCCAAACCCTGTAAAGAAAAACATCACCATAAGGATAAATTTTATAAAGCTTTTATCAGTTGTGGAAGTAAAACACGGTTCTTTCATTACCTGATCTGGTGATCGGGGTTGTGAATCTTGAGCGGTTAAAaattcaacaatcttttcaacgtTGTTTAGTATGACTTTGTCCTCTTCGGTTATGTAAGGAATTAACCCTGCGGGTCTGATGGCTCCAAAGGAAGGAACCATGCTGAAAACCGGCGTCGGATTTTGGATCCCGAGTAGTGCCATAATTTGGACCAACTGCTCTCTAGTAATCGCATCGATGCCTTTCACAAtctatttagaaaaaaataaaaaatattttaattacTAAGTCTCACAAATAAAATATTAAGAGAAAATTACCATTTTAGCCAAGAAAAAATTCAACTTACCATTTCAGCCAAGTCATGAGTCTTTGGAAAGACCATCTCTATTCCCAATGCGGCAGATGcctctttttcttgcttttttcTGTCAGCCAATCATCCATCGACACGTGTAACAGTAATGATTAGTTCCAGAGTTACTCAGCCAGACTCATCCAAAGCCTCTAACTAGAGGCAAGCCGGATGGCTTGCGTCTGGCTCAAGAGGTAACACATTATTTTATGCGTTTTTTCCAGACCCGTCGGATGAGTTTGTAACGCAACAAAAAGTCAGTTTCCGAGACGCATCAATTGAGTCGGCCGACGCAAGGCAGGCGTTTGGGTCAGAGCAATCACATCAGTCACATCACAGTCGCTGTCAAAACTTTTGTGGAGGATCTTGAGTGATTTGCGACGCTTGCCATGCGTCGCAAACGCATCAGTTTTGCTGTCACAAATAATGATCTTGAATGCAAGTTAATTTTTTTGCCGACGCTATCCATCCGTCGCTAACGAATGcaagttaaattttttttttttaagtatgCCGGTTCGCTATCCATCCGTCGCAAACGCATCAGTTTTGCTGTCACAAATAATTATCTTAAAGTTTTACTAACTTTACTTTGAACGGTCACCTTGATAATAAACGTTGATAATAAACGTTGATAATAAACGTTTATTGTAACGTTGTAAGCGTTAAAAAAATACAAACGTTCGgcgaaataaaacaaaacaacattaaaaAGTACTTAGATTTATAGTTAAACAACATTAACAAGATTGTCTCTACAGTAAAAGTACTATTGTTTTTATTTTGGCAAAAGTTTTATATAAATCGCCATATTAATGATAAAAAACTTTTACTGTAGAGACAATCTTGTTAATGTTGTTTAACTATAAATCTAAGTACTttttaatgttgttttgttttatttcgcCGAACGTTTGTATTTTTTTAACGCTTACAACGTTACAATAAACGTTTATTATCAACGTTTATTATCAACGTTTATTATCAAGGTGACCGTTCAAAGTAAAGTTAGTAAAACTTTAAGATAATTATTTGTGACAGCAAAACTGATGCGTTTGCGACGGATGGATAGCGAACCGGcatacttaaaaaaaaaaaatttaacttgCATTCGTTAGCGACGGATGGATAGCGTCGGCAAAAAAATTAACTTGCATTCAAGATCATTATTTGTGACAGCAAAACTGATGCGTTTGCGACGCATGGCAAGCGTCGCAAATCACTCAAGATCCTCCACAAAAGTTTTGACAGCGACTGTGATGTGACTGATGTGATTGCTCTGACCCAAACGCCTGCCTTGCGTCGGCCGACTCAATTGATGCGTCTCGGAAACTGACTTTTTGTTGCGTTACAAACTCATCCGACGGGTCTGGAAAAAACGCATAAAATAATGTGTTACCTCTTGAGCCAGACGCAAGCCATCCGGCTTGCCTCTAGTTAGAGGCTTTGGATGAGTCTGGCTGAGTAACTCTGGAACTAATCATTACTGTTACACGTGTCGATGGATGATTGGCTGACAgaaaaaagcaagaaaaagaggCATCTGCCGCATTGGGAATAGAGATGGTCTTTCCAAAGACTCATGACTTGGCTGAAATGGTAAGTTGACTTTTTTCTTGGCCAAAATGGTAATTTTCTCAAATATTAACGGTGTTACGCGATCATAATGTTAATACCTCATCTAAGAGAAATTCTCTGAAGAAATTCCCTTTGTCGGATAGAAGAAACGCCAACgcggctcttgtttcaactggtGGTTCTTGAGAACCGCCTGGTTGAAACCGGGGGAATGCGATGTTTGTCTGAGTTTGAATAACACCGAGTCCAGCCATGTCACCGTTTAAATCCTCCCCGCCACCGCTTTTGGCGGCGGTTATGAAGCTCTCAAAAGCTTGCATCACATCTATGAATCTTTCAGCATCAAAGACTCCAGATTTTCCGTACACCGTGTAACGTAAAGCACTCCGTAAACGAGGAGATTCGTCAGTGAGCAACCTCTGACATCAGAAAACATCATCTTTATAAGTGGACTGAGTATGGATATATTAAATAACGGAGCAAGCATAAATTTCAGTATAAATACCTGTGCGATATACGGATATGCTTCATCTACAATGGCAAATTCTGGATCCCCTACTAAAGCAATACCCTCAAGCACTCCAATTGCTCTGATTATAAGGGCAAAATAAGGCGGAATGCGGAACGGATAGTCGAACGTTATTTGTGCCAAATCAGCCGCCAACTCTtgaaaattaatattttttgcTCCTCCACCTTCAAGGGCCTGGTCAAATACTTTAGCTAATACAGGCAATATCGGGTCCAAATTTACCCCCTCAGGAATGAATCCAAGTTTTACGAAATCTTTAACGATGGCATCGTAATCTCTATGAATAAGATGAGCAATAGCTTCGATCATCCCGTACTTTTGATCATCCGTCAATTTCGTTACCAAACCTGGATTATTCAAGCGTTTAGCAGTCATAATGAATAGAATGAACTCTAACAAATGAAAATTATATGATTATTACCAAAATCAAGAATTGCAAGCTTCCCGTCTGGGGTCCGGATCATATTTCCGGGATGTGGGTCAGCGTGAAAGAAACCAGTATCAAGTAACTACATTTACAAATGACAATGGGTCAGAAATCATTATCAAATACCGGAAGCATtgtaaaaaaaagaaagaaaaaaaagctATGTTTAAAATTCATTCTATTCTATAGATACTTAAAATGCTATTTTGTCAACATCAACCAACTTTGGCCCCCTCAGGCCTCAACTTTGGCATCAACCAATTTTGGCCCCTCAATTTTGGTAATGAAAtatttagcccctcaactttggtaatgacacatttagcccctcaactttggtaatgacacatttagcccctcaacttttgtCAACATCAACCAACTTTGGTCCCTCAACTTTGGTGATGACATatttggcccctcaactttgaTAATGACAtatttagcccctcaactttaataatgacatgtttagccccacaacttttgtcaacatcaaccaactttggtaatgacatacttagcccctcaactttaattattacatgtttagcccctcaactttaaagttttttttttattttcatagttAACCCTTGCACTTTATTATAGTTACTATTTAGAcctttgcttatttttatctacgtttcgaaCCCGCTGCGAAGCGCAGGTGGCAACCCACGAGTTTTAAAATGTATTTATTCAAAACTAAAGTCACTTATATCTTCTGCAAAAATATTGCATTTTTATACAAAATTTACCTGCTTTAGGTAGCATATGACTCCAACATTAACCAGTTCCCCAACGTCACTTTCCGTACTTTGTGAAAGCTTTTCGCCATCTACCCATTGTGTGGTAAGAACTTTCCTTGATGTGTATTTAGTGTAAGTCTTAGGTATGACAACCTGGAACACCAGAATTTATTGAAATATGTAAGAGAAACTTTTACGTAATTATAAAAATTAAGATGGTAACATTTTTCATGTATTTAGAGAGCAAAACATTACTTGTGGCAGATCCTTCTTCATCATCTCTGCAAAATAAGTTCCGTTTTCACCCTCGTTAACATAGTCAAGCTCCTCAAAGAAACGGGCAGCCCATTCATCTACCAACCCGACAACATCCAAAGAGATCTGGAAATGGAAAGAACAAATACCATAAACCACTTGTTTTTCCGATAAACCTCTTTAATATTATATTTTGAGCTAACATTACCTGAGGAAAGCGCCGGAGAGCCAAACCCAAGTTCCTTATGACGAACAAATCTATGGTTACTGTCTCGAGCACAAAAGGCCGTTGTACTTTAACAGCAACCAAATCCCCATTTTCCTTTAGTCGACCCTTATATACCTGCCCAAGTGAGGCTGCAGCATTTTCACAAACCGTATGTATTAATAACTTACACCATCACGGAAATAAAACTATATTCCAAATAACAAAATAAACAGAAAAAAAACTAGTAGGCGGTAATGAAGTCACCTGCTGCTATCGGAGACGTTGTTAGTTCTGAATAGATGTTGTACCATGGCTCTCCAAGTTCCTCTTCTATACATGCCATGGCTATATCATCAGGAAATGACGGAACCTTCAACAATCATACGAAAAAAGTTCTGAAATTAGACACTATGAATGGGAATATGAGCGATTCATGTTTCAATTACTAACTCAACCTCACTGCATATATAGATGATGACGGATCTGGTTTTACCTTATCACAAAGCTTTTGCAGCTCAGTCATTGCAGCAGGCGACAATATATCTGGCCGAATGCTCAATGCTTGCCCAAGTTTAATATATGCTGGACCCAAAGATGTTACAATTTCCCTCAACTCAATTGCGCGGGCAACTTCATTCTACACAAGCATCATAATCTAATAAGTCAGTCTCAACCTTTTGGAAGTGAAAATTACTCACTTTCTACTTTTATAAAGATGACAACCAAAGGAAAAAAAGCAGAAACAAATTAATCAATCACTTACCTCtttaacctttttatttattaCGTCCCACGCAAGACGTGAAAGAAATCCGCCTGCTACGGATGTCAACTGCATGATACGTGTGGCGACAGCTCGTGGTCTTTTACCCCAATATGCAGAGATACTAGCAGGATCATATACTTGAGGCAATAATTCGCTACTTTCATCAGTCTGACAAAGTACACGACAACATAACGAGTTAAAATTCCAAACTGTTAGTATAAGAACATCTATGTgcaaatgtgtcatttttataAAATTCAAACTGATAAGGAGGCAAGGAGCTGATCCAATAATAAGCATACTCTTACCAGAACCAACTAGAGAGATAAAAAAAGGCAGAAAAACAGATGGAAACATGATagaaaaacccaaacataaaaaaaaaaaaaaaaaaaacataacttgGACTACAAATGGAGTTACGGGGGTCATAAGTCTATGTGTTACGGTTTCACGCCCCAGTGACGTGGCCAAATTTCAGGCGTCATGGGGCAACACACCGCTTGTTTCACGGGCGTGAGAAGGTTTGAAGTTTGTGGGGCCATGTTTCAACCAATCACACTTCAccacttttttttaaaaaaaaaattctttattAATTTCCATGTGAAACCATTACACAATCTGGTGAAACAAAGTAAGTGAAAGCCCCCTGGTGACGTGACAGTGAAAAAATGAGACCATAACACATAGCCGAAACACTGGACAGAAATGTCTTAGCGAGCTGGATCACGTGACAAACGTCAAAACGGTGTTTAGCCTAGCGATCAGACCCAAATTTCATCAATCGGTGTTCCGATTTCATCACCAAATACTTTCCCTAAACTTTAGCTATTTTCATATCTTTCTTTCTTTATTCTAACCATCTAAACCCCTAATTGCCATAATTTGAACGTTTAATTCCAGTATTCAATTGTTCATAACTTCTATAATCTATCACTACTTACCAAATTTAAAAGAACCTTATGTAATGTTTTCAATCATGcttaacaaaacaaaaaaaaaatcacagtaattatatatttatatacctCTACAAGACGCATTACAACATCATCAGCAGCAAACTGAGAATCACTCAAATTCTGACCTCTAAGCCCCTTCATAAGCGTCGCCAGCTGCTCATTCTCCTCCATCTGAGCCCTAACTCGTTTAATCTCCTGTGAAACCGTCTCCATTCTCTacaaaaaaaacacaaaacaatccaactcaaaaccctaacaaaCACTCCTTCACCTATCAATCAAACAACCACAATTCAAAATCAAATCAAACCTACCGTATTTGCGCCGTAAACTGACGATCCATTAACAGATCCGTTAACAGATCCATTGACAGATTTTGACGGTTTCGCCTCGGTTGTCTTCGGCTTGGGCTCGGTTGCGACGGCGCGTGTCTTCACTCTGTTCCGGCGGTTAACCCTAAGAATGGTTGGAAACGGACGGCGTACGGCGGTGAATCCGGTGCTTCTATCGTTGATGAAAGAGTTGATTCTGCAGCAGTTGAGCTGAGAAGATGCTTCCATGGCGGAATGGAAGAGAAGTAGAGAAGATTCGATGGAGTGAGGAAGGAAGGAGGGAGGGTTGGTATGTATGTGGTTTTGGGGGAAGGATGTGTGTGTGGGTTCACCACTAGTAAATTCGGTGGATCAAAGAAATAAGGGGATTTTTTTCAACGTGGCAACATGAGGAGCAAGGAAATATTCGCTTTTTTTTGGTTTTGGCGGGTAGTGGTTGTTAACGGTGTCtccacaaaaaagaaaaaaaaaaaagaaataaggACATGCATTTTTTCAAACGACGACTTTCTTCTGATTTTGGCTACTCCCCGTTGCCTCGTTTCGTCTAAACAATTTTGTCTTAACCGAATTCACGTTAGCTTGAGTATTTGGCTTGGACGTTTCCTCGGATAACCATACTAACAGCTGCCACTTAATGGTCGTTGTGTCATCACAAGAGCATAACTCTCTGGTGTAACATACGGTGGGACGAAAACGCAGGTGAACTCGGGATTCGAGCTGACAAACTCACACAAAGCTTAACTCAAATCCTTTATTGTCTTAATCCATCAAAACTGACACAAGTGGGGTGAAACTTGGGTCTCCACTAAAAAAACCAATACTCCTATCAATAGAACACAAGTGAGGATTAAGGAGTATATTTTTAATTGTTTATTAAACTTTTGTACAATACAGTTTTATGTTTGTTTCGTTCAACTATAACGTAGGTCTTttgacttttatttataaaatttgtATGTTATAATCTTCGGTCATAACGTAGGTCTTttgacttttatttataaaatttgtATGTTATAATCTTCGGTCATAACTtagtttttcttcttttctttttttaaaatctGATCATGTGTCTAGGTAATTTTATCAATATACTCAATTTGatttgttttttaaataaaaaccaaatTTCAAACCAATCTCTTTCTCTCTTATTAAATTAACTAGTTTTTGTCTCGTCCGTGTAGCGGGACGTTAAGCCGAATATTTCTTTTTCATAACATGCATgtctgtgtttcggttacttAAACATACTACTAATAACACGATCTAAAAAAAACAcagagtcaaccaattaaaacaaaacacaaaataataatttttcaggacaaatgagcGTGTGTCAGCCAGTCGTCTGGCACGAAAAAATTATACTGAgttaaccaattaaaacaaaacactaccatagttttgtaaaaaaaataaaacgatgGCATGACTATAAGTTTACACCGggggaaaatcgtaatttgacagggaaaaagaaaacaaaaatgatgacaaaactgtaaatttgaactaagggcaaaatcgtaacttggctgggaaggaaaaaaaaagaaaaccaatGACAAAACAGTACATTTAAAAATGGCAAAATTATAATTTAGCTGGACCAATTAGGAAGCCAGGCAggtgcctggcactattccccgtCTGTGTTGCAGGGCGCTAGGCCAAATATTTTTTcaccaaataaaacaaaacactatcatagttttgctagaaaaaaataaaacgatGAGGAAACTGTAATCgtaaactaatggcaaaactataaTTTGTCATACCAATGAGCGAGCGCTAGcgaataaaaattacattgagtcgaccaattaaaacaaaacgcTATCATAGGTTTGCAAGAAAAAAAACGAAAACGAAGGCAAGACTGTAATTTTTAACCAGGGGCAAAACTGAAATTTTGAcaggggtaaaatcgtaattttcaaAATCTACAACGATGGCAAGGCCGTAATTTTGAAccgggggcaaaatcgtaattttgataGTGGTTAAAAGCGTAATTTGTCAAAATCTACAATGATGGCAATgccgtaattttgaaccgaggaaAATTCGTAATTTTAAGTTGGGGTTAAATCGTAATTTATTCGGGTCAATAAGGGAGTGTCAGGCAGCTGTCTGACACTATTCCCTCATCTTGTGTTTTTATgtatagtaaataaataaatatacatagAAAATAGTTATAAAACCTaacaaactatatatatatatatatatagaagaaCTTAAAAAAATCAAATTGGTTTGATTCTATACaactttaaattttaaatttctgGCTCCTTGACCTCTCAAAATCTTAAAACGTCACCCAATCATATCCTATTAATCCATGACCACCCATTTGAGACATATGATCACCGTTCATATTTTATACTTATAATTTCCATGTCCATCATATCCTTTTCTGAGGCTTTTTCATAGAATTTCATTTGGTTGGCAACAAATCAGACAAATGGTTCCATGCGATATTTTGGAATTTCCGATTGTTAGCGACTTAGCGTCCTtattgaaatgtttaaaaatcacACCTTCGGGTTAAAGGGTGTAAGAATATCATAAGACAATTGTACAACATGGTGTATACAAATTTTTTTCTTCTAGCACAAAATAGAATTAAACATATATAAATTAAATTAAGGTTAACAAGAAATTCTAAATCCACTAGGTAAGTTAGGtaacaacataaaaataaattCAAGTTAAATAATAGTACGAAAAATGGTTGTTTGGTGGGCCAACTTGGAAGTTTTGTGGGATGAACTTTGAAAGTTTTGTAACTGGTCGTTTCTTGTAACAAATAGCTTAATTGGAATTGTAGTGAAGTGAAGATTTGAGTTTGAGGTTTACTGGTCTTCAGTTCATCGGATTTCAATCGGGTTTTATCGTAGTGGGTCTTCGAGCGGCGAGTTTTTCTGGAACTGGTGATGGTGGGCTTGGGCTACCTAGTGTTGTCTTCGGTGGCAGGTGCATGGGGTCGCCTCTTGCCATTGGGTTGCCCCGGTTAGTCGACCTTTTATTTCgttggtcgttcaaaaaaaaatcttTCTTCATACGTTTGCAGTCGTTGTATTTGTTTTTCCTCGTTCTAACTCTGAACAAGACGAAGTCACCATTTGCGGATCTTCAAAGAAAATCAAGGAGACGGACTCTCAAAATCCAATACTTTACAatacaaaaaaatgttttttttttcggtaAAATTAACACCATGAAGCCAAAAAACGGGGGGTCGGGGACCCCCTGGCCCATGAGAAGCTCCGGCAATGGAAGACGCCATTATTGAATTTTTAGGGTTTCTACAAAGGTAACTCTCAGCATGTTGCTTATGTGAAAGTTGAACCTCGTATGTAAGTCTCATTCGAAAGTTACTCATACGAATGTTTATGCGAAAGTTAACTCTCAAACGAAAGTTTAGACGAAAGATATGTATGCGAAGGTTCTGATTCTTTCTTTGGTGGTCAAATAAAAGTTTATCACTCTTGTATGGAAATTCCACGTGAGAGTTACCATGTGAAAGTATCTAAAGGCTTATGTCCATGCGAAAGTTCCTAAAGTCTCGCTTAAACGTTCATACGAAAGTCCCCAAACTCTAGCTCGCATTAGGGGCttaga
Above is a window of Helianthus annuus cultivar XRQ/B chromosome 14, HanXRQr2.0-SUNRISE, whole genome shotgun sequence DNA encoding:
- the LOC110883808 gene encoding uncharacterized protein sll0005 codes for the protein MEASSQLNCCRINSFINDRSTGFTAVRRPFPTILRVNRRNRVKTRAVATEPKPKTTEAKPSKSVNGSVNGSVNGSSVYGANTRMETVSQEIKRVRAQMEENEQLATLMKGLRGQNLSDSQFAADDVVMRLVETDESSELLPQVYDPASISAYWGKRPRAVATRIMQLTSVAGGFLSRLAWDVINKKVKENEVARAIELREIVTSLGPAYIKLGQALSIRPDILSPAAMTELQKLCDKVPSFPDDIAMACIEEELGEPWYNIYSELTTSPIAAASLGQVYKGRLKENGDLVAVKVQRPFVLETVTIDLFVIRNLGLALRRFPQISLDVVGLVDEWAARFFEELDYVNEGENGTYFAEMMKKDLPQVVIPKTYTKYTSRKVLTTQWVDGEKLSQSTESDVGELVNVGVICYLKQLLDTGFFHADPHPGNMIRTPDGKLAILDFGLVTKLTDDQKYGMIEAIAHLIHRDYDAIVKDFVKLGFIPEGVNLDPILPVLAKVFDQALEGGGAKNINFQELAADLAQITFDYPFRIPPYFALIIRAIGVLEGIALVGDPEFAIVDEAYPYIAQRLLTDESPRLRSALRYTVYGKSGVFDAERFIDVMQAFESFITAAKSGGGEDLNGDMAGLGVIQTQTNIAFPRFQPGGSQEPPVETRAALAFLLSDKGNFFREFLLDEIVKGIDAITREQLVQIMALLGIQNPTPVFSMVPSFGAIRPAGLIPYITEEDKVILNNVEKIVEFLTAQDSQPRSPDQGLDVNRVIQELLPVLPGLSAKVLPEVVSRLSSRVLARLIRDTFL